In Desulfovibrio sp. 86, the following proteins share a genomic window:
- the nspC gene encoding carboxynorspermidine decarboxylase: MHCQHLLFDPARIPSPCFVLDEIQLLTNAAILNTVQERTGAKILLALKGYAAWATFPLLSRFKGHGPLWGACASSVDEARLAREEFGGEVHSFAAAWNKREVAELLTLTDHIVFNSIAQWREFAPAIEAWNQGRCPDRQIQCGLRINPEHSEGAAEIYNPCAPGSRLGIRRKHFDPTALDGISGLHFHTLCEQGADALERTLAAVEKNFGQWLPRCKWINMGGGHHITKPGYDLDLLCRLLVQWRDRYQAQIYLEPGEAVALDAGWLVATVLDVIEADMPIVILDIGVPCHMPDVIEMPYRPRVTYEHDGVAVQAGEAGQRAWTCRLAGKSCLAGDVAGEYSFDAPLKPGQRLIFEDMAIYSMVKTTTFNGLRLPSIGICGQDADGETDFRMLRQFGYADFKTRLS; this comes from the coding sequence ATGCACTGTCAGCACCTTCTCTTTGATCCGGCCCGCATCCCTTCGCCCTGCTTTGTCCTGGACGAAATCCAGCTTCTGACCAATGCGGCCATTCTCAACACCGTGCAGGAACGCACCGGGGCAAAAATCCTCCTTGCTCTCAAGGGGTATGCGGCCTGGGCGACCTTTCCCCTGCTTTCCCGGTTCAAGGGGCACGGCCCCCTGTGGGGCGCCTGCGCCAGCTCTGTGGACGAAGCCCGCCTGGCCCGCGAGGAATTCGGCGGCGAGGTACATTCCTTCGCGGCAGCCTGGAACAAGCGCGAAGTGGCGGAACTGCTGACGCTGACAGACCACATCGTCTTCAACTCCATTGCGCAGTGGCGCGAATTCGCGCCCGCCATCGAGGCGTGGAATCAGGGCCGCTGCCCTGACAGACAGATACAGTGCGGCCTGCGCATCAACCCGGAACACTCCGAAGGCGCTGCGGAAATATACAATCCCTGCGCGCCCGGCTCGCGCCTCGGCATACGGCGCAAGCATTTTGACCCCACGGCTCTGGACGGCATCTCCGGCCTGCATTTTCATACGCTTTGCGAACAGGGCGCGGACGCGCTGGAGCGCACCCTGGCCGCTGTGGAGAAAAATTTCGGCCAGTGGCTGCCCCGATGCAAATGGATCAACATGGGCGGCGGGCATCACATCACCAAGCCGGGCTATGACCTGGACCTGCTCTGCCGCCTGCTTGTCCAGTGGCGCGACCGTTATCAGGCGCAGATATACCTTGAGCCCGGCGAGGCCGTTGCCCTGGACGCGGGCTGGCTGGTCGCCACGGTGCTGGACGTTATCGAGGCCGACATGCCCATTGTCATTCTGGACATAGGCGTGCCCTGCCACATGCCCGACGTCATTGAAATGCCCTACAGGCCGCGCGTGACGTATGAGCATGACGGCGTAGCCGTGCAGGCTGGCGAGGCGGGCCAAAGGGCCTGGACCTGCCGTCTGGCGGGCAAGTCATGCCTGGCGGGCGACGTGGCTGGCGAATATTCCTTTGACGCGCCCCTCAAGCCGGGGCAGCGCCTCATATTTGAAGACATGGCCATATACAGCATGGTCAAGACCACGACCTTCAACGGCCTGCGCCTGCCCTCCATCGGCATTTGCGGCCAGGACGCCGACGGCGAAACGGACTTTCGCATGCTGCGCCAGTTCGGCTACGCGGACTTTAAAACCCGGCTTTCCTGA
- the wecB gene encoding non-hydrolyzing UDP-N-acetylglucosamine 2-epimerase: MSYQPHISVVIGTRPEAIKMAPVIHALAAAEDMRLSIISTGQHREMLEQVLTLFALKPDVDLHLMTPNQSLSSLTEKALNGLTRYLDQAKPDMLLVQGDTTTVFAASLAAHYLGVKIGHVEAGLRSHDMANPFPEEANRRLTSVLTTLHFAPTPLAKKELLKEGHDDDTIIVTGNTVVDALLRLSDKLGPGLAPHLMPLVGEASRFVLVTSHRRESWEHGLPDICGAIGDLAAAFPDISFIYPVHRNPRVHDVVFAALGNVANIHLTDPLDYLSFVNLMRDATLFLTDSGGGQEEAPTFHTPVLVLRSVTERPEAARLGMAQLVGTDRALIAEKAAKLLTDEHARQRMRQGSNPYGDGRAAERIVEALRRYFGGETPILPVERQFQPQGKIAQ; the protein is encoded by the coding sequence ATGTCTTATCAGCCACATATATCAGTAGTTATTGGCACAAGACCGGAAGCCATAAAAATGGCGCCCGTGATCCACGCCTTGGCGGCAGCGGAAGATATGCGCCTCAGCATTATTTCCACCGGGCAGCACCGTGAAATGCTGGAGCAGGTTCTGACGCTTTTTGCACTTAAGCCTGACGTTGATCTGCACCTGATGACGCCCAACCAGAGCCTGAGTTCGCTGACAGAAAAAGCCCTGAACGGGCTTACGCGATACCTCGACCAGGCGAAGCCGGATATGTTGCTGGTGCAGGGGGATACCACCACCGTTTTTGCCGCGTCTCTGGCGGCGCATTATCTTGGCGTGAAAATCGGGCATGTTGAGGCAGGTCTACGCAGTCACGACATGGCAAACCCGTTCCCGGAGGAAGCCAACCGGCGGCTTACCAGTGTTTTGACGACACTGCACTTTGCCCCCACGCCTCTTGCCAAAAAGGAACTGCTGAAAGAAGGACACGATGACGACACGATTATCGTTACCGGAAACACAGTGGTTGATGCGCTGCTCAGGTTGTCCGACAAACTCGGCCCAGGTCTGGCCCCGCACCTGATGCCTCTGGTCGGCGAGGCGTCGCGGTTTGTTCTTGTGACGTCGCACCGGCGTGAAAGTTGGGAGCATGGTCTGCCCGACATCTGCGGCGCCATAGGCGACCTGGCCGCAGCTTTTCCCGATATATCCTTTATCTACCCGGTACACCGCAACCCCCGCGTGCATGATGTGGTTTTTGCGGCCCTGGGCAATGTGGCCAATATTCATCTTACGGATCCGCTGGATTATTTATCGTTCGTAAACCTTATGCGCGACGCGACGCTTTTTTTGACGGATTCTGGTGGCGGCCAGGAAGAAGCGCCCACATTCCACACGCCTGTGCTGGTGCTGCGCTCGGTAACAGAACGCCCCGAAGCCGCCCGCCTGGGCATGGCGCAACTTGTAGGCACAGATCGTGCTTTAATAGCGGAAAAAGCGGCAAAACTGCTCACTGACGAGCATGCACGGCAACGCATGCGCCAAGGGTCTAATCCTTATGGCGACGGCAGGGCAGCAGAGCGCATAGTAGAGGCCCTGCGGCGCTATTTTGGCGGAGAAACCCCAATACTGCCTGTTGAACGGCAGTTTCAACCCCAGGGAAAGATTGCGCAATGA
- a CDS encoding VOC family protein, whose translation MRYVHTNLIAKNWRSLSLFYQKVFGCKPVPPERDLKGAWLERLTGMPDAHIVGEHLRLPGYDDAGLTLEIFSYDTSTSGEPKLNLHGFSHIAFEVENVADTVKLLLSEGGELVGEIVSREYETLGTGTFAYAKDPEGNIIEVQSWKKHKESSAE comes from the coding sequence ATGCGTTATGTACATACAAATCTCATCGCTAAAAACTGGCGATCTCTTTCGCTATTTTATCAGAAAGTATTTGGATGTAAGCCAGTTCCACCTGAACGGGATTTGAAAGGTGCGTGGTTAGAACGCCTGACAGGCATGCCGGATGCTCATATCGTTGGTGAACATCTGAGGTTGCCAGGATACGACGATGCAGGTTTGACTCTCGAAATATTCAGTTATGATACTTCAACTTCAGGAGAGCCAAAGCTGAACCTCCACGGCTTTTCGCATATTGCTTTTGAAGTAGAAAATGTCGCTGATACGGTTAAATTACTGCTTAGCGAGGGTGGCGAACTTGTGGGAGAAATCGTCAGCAGAGAATACGAAACATTGGGCACAGGGACTTTTGCATATGCAAAAGATCCAGAAGGCAATATCATTGAGGTACAGAGTTGGAAGAAGCATAAAGAAAGCAGTGCAGAATAA